Below is a genomic region from Miniphocaeibacter halophilus.
ATAATTGGAAATTTTATTTAATAATTCTGTATTAAATCCATTTGGATATGTAGGAAAAGGTGTTGAGGTTAGTAGTCCCATTAATTCCCAATGTCCAGTCATTGTATCTTTTCCTGATGAAATTTCAGTTAATTTTCCAGCGTAACATTTTGGCGAAGTGATATTTTTAACATTCTTTAGTGGGGTTATTCCTCCAATTCCCATTTTTTCAAGATTAGGGATTTTTAAATTAACAGTTTTAGCTATATTTCCAAGAGTATTGGAACCTTCATCTTGAAAATTAGCAGCGTCAGGTGCTTCTCCAATACCGACGGAATCCATTACCAATACATGTATTCTATTAAACATATTTTCCTCCGTTATTAATTACATATATGTAACTTTATATTTTTTTCTTTTAACAAATTTTTCCATTCTTCTGAAATTTTAGAATCTGTCACTATTTCATCAATATCATCAAGATCACAAAAATATTCCGATCTAATAACTCCAAATTTAGTAGAGTCAACAAGTAGAATTCTTTTTATGGAACTATTTATTACTGCTTTTTTTGTAGCCACTTCATAGGAGTTTCTACAGGTTAAGCCTAATTCCTCATGAACACCAGCAGCTGAAAGAAAGGCTTTTGTAGCTCTTATTCCTTCAATGAATTTTACTCCCTGTACACTAGCAAACATTTGAGTGTTAGGATAGTAATATCCACCTGCAAATAATATCTTTATATTTGGATTTTTTATATTTGGATTTTTTCTTAGTTCAGTTAAGATGTTGATATTATAACTTAAGGCAGTAATATTAATACTTGGATTTATATTTGAGATAATATGTTGAGTAGTTGTTCCTGTATCAATCATTATTATGTCCCCATCTTCTATTAAAGAAGCGGCATATTTTCCTATATTGGATTTTTTCTTAAATTGTTTATCTAATTCAGCATTGAAATCGTATTGGGATTCTTCTCTTAAAGAAGAATCCATTGGATCATAAATAATAACACCATCTATATTCTTTACTATATTTTGACTTTCTAAAATTTTCAAATCACGTCTAATAGTCATTTCAGATACTTTTAACATATTAGCTAGATCTCGAATAGGTATATAATTTTTAATTTTTAAAATATCTATAAAAGCCATTAACCTTTCTTCTTTTTTGCCCAAATTATTCACTTCCATTATTTTAATTATAGTAAATATTTATATGTTTGTTATATATAATAACATTTAAATAGCATTATGTAAATAAAAAAACAAAAAATGTTGACAAATTATCATAATGGTGTTAATATGATAAAATAATAAAAATAGGAGGTAATATGAAGAATAATGAAATTTTAAAATATGTGGATCATACTCTTTTAAAAGCAGTTTCAACTTGGGAACAAATAAAAAAGATATGTGAGGAAACTAGAGATTATAATATGGCTAGTGCTTGTATTCCGCCAACATATGTTGAAAAGGCAGCTAAAGATTATGGAAACGATATCGTCATATGTACTGTATTAGGTTTTCCATTAGGTTATGATAATTTGGAAACAAAAGTTTTCTCAGCAAAAAATGCAATATTAAAAGGTGCTGAAGAATTGGATATGGTTATTAATATAGGAGATGTGAAAAATAGGGATTACGACAAGATTACATATGAAATAACTAAGATGAAAGAAGCGGTAGGGAGTAAAATATTAAAGGTAATTATTGAAACATGCTATTTAGAAGAAAATGAAAAAATTCAATTGTGTAAATGTGTTACAGATGGTGGAGCGGATTATATTAAAACTTCTACTGGGTTTGGAACAGCGGGGGCTACAATTAAAGATATCATATTATTAAAAAATCATATTGGTCCAAATGTGAAAATAAAAGCATCTGGTGGGATTAAAACAAAAAGTGATTTAGTATCTTTCATAGAGATTGGATGTCAACGTCTTGGTACAAGTTCAGCTTTACAAATCTTATATGGATAAAAA
It encodes:
- a CDS encoding DeoR/GlpR family DNA-binding transcription regulator — protein: MGKKEERLMAFIDILKIKNYIPIRDLANMLKVSEMTIRRDLKILESQNIVKNIDGVIIYDPMDSSLREESQYDFNAELDKQFKKKSNIGKYAASLIEDGDIIMIDTGTTTQHIISNINPSINITALSYNINILTELRKNPNIKNPNIKILFAGGYYYPNTQMFASVQGVKFIEGIRATKAFLSAAGVHEELGLTCRNSYEVATKKAVINSSIKRILLVDSTKFGVIRSEYFCDLDDIDEIVTDSKISEEWKNLLKEKNIKLHICN
- the deoC gene encoding deoxyribose-phosphate aldolase; translation: MKNNEILKYVDHTLLKAVSTWEQIKKICEETRDYNMASACIPPTYVEKAAKDYGNDIVICTVLGFPLGYDNLETKVFSAKNAILKGAEELDMVINIGDVKNRDYDKITYEITKMKEAVGSKILKVIIETCYLEENEKIQLCKCVTDGGADYIKTSTGFGTAGATIKDIILLKNHIGPNVKIKASGGIKTKSDLVSFIEIGCQRLGTSSALQILYG